The region GTAATACCAGCAATCCGTTTGCTTCCAGTGCCAGGCCGATCCGTGAGACTGACGTCGCTGCTTCGTTTTTCTAGCCATAACTCATATTCCTCTACACGACGGTGTATCCCCACAATCGTTGACCCTGTCCTCGCCGCCGACGATACTATTGCTGCCTATCACCCATCCCACCGAACACGAAATCTTATGGAGCCGCTAAGACTATGCATGGCTTGATCAAACCGACCAGGGAAAACCCGAGCCCTAATTTACTACACAGATTTGCTACACTTATCTTTATCGTGACTCTTTCATCAGCTGCATTATACCCATTTAATCAGGTACATTCAGCCGAAAAAGACCGTGTACCTAATATCGTACTCATCTTCATCGACGACATGGGCTACGCCGATATTGGCCCGTTTGGTGCTAAGGATTACGAGACGCCGAATCTGGACAAGATGGCAGCAGACGGTCGCACGTTTACTGACTTTTATGTGACCCAGGCCGTATGTTCGGCGTCACGAGCGGGGCTTCTAACCGGTTGCTACAACGTTCGCGTTGGGATTCAAGGTGCCCTCGGTCCGAATGCCAAAATTGGCATCAACCCCGAAGAAATGACGTTGGCTGAGCTGTGTAAGCAAAAGGGCTACAAGACCGCTTGCTATGGCAAATGGCACCTGGGAGACCGCGAGCCTTTCCTGCCGATGCAAAACGGATTCGATGACTACTTTGGATTGCCTTACTCAAACGATATGTGGCCGTACCATCCTGGTGTGCGTCAACTGTCCGAAGAGGATCGCCTGAAACGTTGGCCGCATCTTCCCTTGTACGATGGCAACGAAGTGATCAACCCTCGAGTCGATGGAAAAGCCCAAGAACAGCTGACGACTCAGTACACTGAAAAAGCAGTTGCATTCATCGATGAAAATAAGGACGAACCTTTTTTCCTCTATGTTCCCCATAGCATGGTGCACGTGCCACTCTATGTATCCGAAAAGTTCAAAGGGAAATCTGGTGCCGGACTTTACGGCGACGTCGTTATGGAAGTTGACTGGTCGGTCGGTCAAATCCTTGACGCGTTGAAACGAAATAAGATCGATGACAATACGCTTGTCATCTTTACCTCAGACAATGGTCCTTGGCTTTCTTACGGAGAACATGCCGGCAGCGCCGGTCCACTGCGAGAAGGGAAGGGGACGATGTGGGAAGGCGGTTGCCGAGAGCCAACCATCATGCAGTGGCCAGGCCATATCCCTGCTGGCACCACCTGTGATACACCGGCAATGACGATCGATATCTTCCCAACGGTTGCCAAACTGATCGGCGCCGATCTACCCGAAAAGAAGATCGATGGCAAAGACATCTGGCCATTGCTTTCAGGCCAAGAAGGGGCCACGTCTCCGCACGAAGCATATTACTTCTATTACGGTTCAGGCCTGAAAGCCGTACGTAGCGGCAAGTGGAAGCTTGTATTCCCCCACGAATACCGCACTATGGCCGGCAAACCTGGCGGCAAAGATGGTATTCCAGCCGCCTACTCACAAGGCAAGACCAAGCTGGCATTATTCAATCTGGAAAACGATCCTGGAGAATCGAAGAATCTTGTCGATCAACATCCAGAGGTGGTCCAGCGGCTCGAAAAGCTGGCGGACGGTATTCGTGAAGAATTAGGCGATTCTCATCGGAAGATCAAAGGAAAGAACAATCGCCCGCCCGGCCGCGTTAAATAA is a window of Bremerella sp. TYQ1 DNA encoding:
- a CDS encoding sulfatase, with product MTLSSAALYPFNQVHSAEKDRVPNIVLIFIDDMGYADIGPFGAKDYETPNLDKMAADGRTFTDFYVTQAVCSASRAGLLTGCYNVRVGIQGALGPNAKIGINPEEMTLAELCKQKGYKTACYGKWHLGDREPFLPMQNGFDDYFGLPYSNDMWPYHPGVRQLSEEDRLKRWPHLPLYDGNEVINPRVDGKAQEQLTTQYTEKAVAFIDENKDEPFFLYVPHSMVHVPLYVSEKFKGKSGAGLYGDVVMEVDWSVGQILDALKRNKIDDNTLVIFTSDNGPWLSYGEHAGSAGPLREGKGTMWEGGCREPTIMQWPGHIPAGTTCDTPAMTIDIFPTVAKLIGADLPEKKIDGKDIWPLLSGQEGATSPHEAYYFYYGSGLKAVRSGKWKLVFPHEYRTMAGKPGGKDGIPAAYSQGKTKLALFNLENDPGESKNLVDQHPEVVQRLEKLADGIREELGDSHRKIKGKNNRPPGRVK